Proteins from one Cervus canadensis isolate Bull #8, Minnesota chromosome 25, ASM1932006v1, whole genome shotgun sequence genomic window:
- the TEX49 gene encoding testis-expressed protein 49 isoform X1: MRPIENLTEKMEQKDPVPTRLPPIISEDGNYSVHQNSHTKYHEAVRKVSLKTFPNQVFRVPLTDAQNFSFWRSNGAGVRPEETMPWIRSPRHCLIKSAMTRFMDHSILNDRNFSLY; encoded by the exons AGCAGAAGGATCCAGTGCCCACTAGGCTTCCCCCTATTATCTCAGAAGATGGGAATTACTCCGTGCACCAAAATAGCCACACAAAGTACCACGAAGCTGTTCGGAAGGTATCGTTAAAGACAT TCCCCAATCAGGTCTTCAGGGTCCCCCTGACTGATGCTCAGAACTTCAGCTTCTGGCGGTCCAACGGTGCAGGAGTGCGCCCAGAGGAGACCATGCCATGGATCCGGAGCCCCCGCCACTGCCTCATCAAAAGTGCAATGACCAG GTTTATGGATCACTCTATTCTCAATGACAGAAACTTCAGTCTGTATTGA